From Besnoitia besnoiti strain Bb-Ger1 chromosome X, whole genome shotgun sequence, one genomic window encodes:
- a CDS encoding arginyl-tRNA synthetase family protein (encoded by transcript BESB_016230) produces MQVLVSQVKEAFRRALTAAFPAVDHAPIIGTSKFGDFQCNSAMALFKQNGKDVLGVNSPKEAGEKIAEHLKDEKLFTNVQASPQGFVTVDIAAEWLCKDLQDMLRQKGPVKLAPAEKKLRVMVDFSSPNVAKEMHVGHLRSTIIGESISRILAFYGHEVQRINHIGDWGTQFGMLIEYLHSEFPDYKANMPDISDLNAFYKKAKAAFDADEDFKRRSREMVVKLQGGNEAALESWRLICDVSRHEFEKVYKRLDVSLEERGESYYNEEIPKVVKELTEKGMIKESDGAKCIFTPVNEVPLMAVKSDGGFGYDSTDLAAIKDRLITRQGDWLIYLTDLGQEEHFLKIFAAAKEAGWHKPPETRVDHMGFGVVQGQDGKRFKTRSGEVVKLVDLLDEAKVRALKELQRRKEEEGAEEKRENGEGFTPCLATGTSVADEEMEKAAEAIGYSAVKYFDLKQNRHTDYKFSFDRMLDPKGNTAVYMLYAYARICAIFRKAGVDVSSINPEELKIEEPAERKLAVTLAQFPDILASILEDLHIHRLAEYMYKVSGAFTDFYQSCKVLGGPQQNARLLLCEATRKILEISFHLLGIKPLERI; encoded by the exons ATGCAG GTTCTGGTTTCCCAAGTCAAGGAGGCCTTCCGGCGGGCCTTGACTGCGGCGTTCCCTGCCGTCGACCACGCGCCGATTATCGGGACTTCGAAGTTCGGAGACTTCCAGT GCAACAGTGCCATGGCGCTGTTCAAGCAGAATGGCAAAGACGTGCTTGGCGTCAACTCGCCGAAGGAGGCCGGAGAGAAGATCGCCGAGCACCTCAAGGACGAGAAGCTCTTCACAAACGTCCAGGCGTCGCCCCAAG GCTTCGTGACGGTCGACATCGCCGCGGAGTGGCTTTGCAAGGATCTGCAGGACATGCTGCGCCAGAAGGGCCCCGTGAAgctcgcgcccgcagagaagaa GCTGCGCGTGATGGTAGACTTCTCGTCGCCCAACGTCGCCAAGGAGATGCACGTCGGCCATCTGCGATCGACAATCATCGGCGAATCTATTT CGCGCATCCTCGCTTTCTATGGCCACGAAGTGCAGCGCATCAACCACATCGGCGACTGGGGCACGCAGTTTGGCATGCTCATCGAGTACCTGCATAGC gAGTTCCCTGACTATAAGGCGAACATGCCCGACATCAGCGACTTGAACGCCTTCTACAAGAAAGCGAAAGCTGCGTTcgacgcggacgaggacTTCAAGCGCCGAAGCCGAGAAATGGTCGTTAAGCTGCAGG GCGGCAACGAAGCGGCCCTGGAGTCGTGGCGGTTGATCTGCGACGTGAGCCGCCACGAGTTCGAGAAGGTCTACAAGCGCCTCGATGTCTCGCTGGAGGAGCGTGGAGAGAGTTACTACAACGAGGAGATCCCCAAGGTCGTCAAGGAGCTCACGGAGAAAGG AATGATCAAGGAGTCCGACGGCGCCAAATGCATCTTCACTCCAGTAAACGAAGTGCCCCTCATGGCCGTGAAGAGCGACGGAGGCTTCGGCTACGATTCCACCGATCTCGCTGCAATCAAAGACAG ACTGATCACGCGCCAGGGCGACTGGCTGATTTACCTCACGGATCTGGGTCAGGAGGAGCATTTCTTGAAGATCTTCGCGGCCGCTAAGGAGGCTGGCTGGCACAAGCCTCCGGAGACGCGCGTTGACCACATGGGCTTCGGCGTCGTCCAAGGCCAGGACGGCAAGCGTTTcaagacgcgcagcggcgaagtcGTGAAGCTCGTGGACCTGCTCGACGAGGCGAAGGTGCGCGCGCTcaaggagctgcagaggcgcaaggaggaggaaggcgctgaGGAGAAACGCGAAAACGGCGAAGGCTTCACCCCCTGCCTAGCCACCG GGACCTCCGTCGCGGACGAAGAGATGGAGAAAGCCGCTGAAGCCATCGGCTACTCCGCAGTGAAGTACTTCGATCTGAAACAGAATCGTCACACGGACTACAAGTTCTCGTTCGACCGCATGCTCGACCCTAAAG GAAACACTGCGGTGTATATGCTGTACGCGTACGCGCGCATCTGCGCCATCTTCAGGAAGGCAGGAGTCGATGTGTCGTCAATCAATCCCG AGGAGCTGAAGATCGAGGAACCGGCGGAGCGTAAGCTCGCCGTCACTCTCGCACAGTTCCCCGATATCTTGGCGTCCATCCTGGAGGATCTGCACATTCACAG GCTGGCTGAGTACATGTACAAGGTGTCTGGCGCGTTCACTGACTTCTACCAGTCGTGCAAAGTGCTGGGAGGACCTCAACAAAACGCCCGTCTCTTGCTCTGCGAGGCAACGCGGAAGATTCTCGAGATCTCCTTCCACCTCCTTGGCATTAAACCGCTGGAGCGCATTTAA
- a CDS encoding oocyst wall protein (encoded by transcript BESB_016240), with amino-acid sequence MSEAQPRKLVGDEMLALGHGLPFQHIGTVVEHEPAAMAPQFFPVPIQMPSAPPAPPTKSMNKHLADMPRDDIKPKYQRREKVITTDATWVCPDGFATAGDDCVKYDQKPTKLGCREGWTFVDNGCKGANVLPPSLECDPGFEEVNGQCIHIKVAPKQILCPLGYVLHEDHCIQETTSKPDVVCPEGTVFSGNECIRPTAFEPTASCPPGFELYKSHCRRQLVKPSAGKCPPGTTPAGNNSCVHQQVTEAKIKCPAGFQMVQGVCVNHQAVSPSINCPEGVLEQRKKCVVWYEEQPKVACPQGATFHQNQCIMEHTVQTVSQCPPNSAFDSRKQLCVGPHQKSPPMRACPPGYVPEHGKESNCKHIKTYRPEPICPPGMTYDELKNTCKGVREFEPLVSCPPGSQLNGNQCFYTDETQPHAHCPSGYVYTEHDRLCQQTTEQAPQQECPPGFTFNLDGTCTRSESVQQELVCPPGSVLKHQGKSAQCVGEQRMNPDQVCPPAFERRSSPDGTLTCLGKNAAPPKLSCPPGFVDQGFQCDKQEVGPLRSSCPVGFTLIDHQCVHPVEEAPVVMCPIGYKLYRGVCVKQMKTNPTPICPPGFKYDMLTGKCYKMDVSYDFENALPLEEQPKKPKEEALLPLEETTTTTRAPAPAPVMPAAMPAAAPVMPVAAPMMQAQPTTVQIISQPVPIPSPVVYLPQQAPPPPMPLPPPPPPPPMPVPVFVPAPPPPPPAKKVQHIPVAHHQTVLAVEEKKKKKWFG; translated from the exons ATGAGTGAGGCACAACCAAGGAAGCTGGTCGGTGACGAAATGCTAGCTCTTGGCCATGGACTTCCTTTCCAGCACATCGGGACCGTGGTGGAGCACGAACCAGCTGCCATGGCTCCTCAGTTTTTTCCAGTGCCTATTCAGATGCCTTCTGCCccacccgcgccgccgacaaaAAGTATGAACAAACATCTTGCGGATATGCCCAGGGACGATATAAAACCCAAGTATCAACGCAGGGAAAAGGTCATTACGACAGACGCGACCTGGGTTTGTCCTGACGGCTTCGCAACGGCTGGAGATGACTGTGTCAAGTACGATCAGAAACCGACGAAACTTGGCTGTCGCGAGGGCTGGACGTTCGTGGATAACGGCTGCAAGGGGGCTAACGTCCTCCCGCCATCGCTTGAGTGTGATCCCGGCTTCGAAGAGGTCAATGGCCAGTGCATTCACATAAAAGTCGCCCCGAAGCAGATTCTCTGTCCGCTTGGATACGTCCTGCATGAAGACCACTGTATCCAAGAAACAACTAGCAAACCTGATGTCGTTTGCCCTGAGG GTACGGTATTTTCCGGAAACGAGTGCATTCGTCCCACGGCATTCGAGCCGACGGCGTCGTGCCCGCCCGGCTTCGAATTGTACAAGAGCCACTGTCGCCGCCAGCTGGTGAAGCCCAGCGCAGGAAAGTGTCCACCAGGAACGACTCCGGCGGGAAACAATTCGTGCGTGCACCAACAAGTCACAGAAGCCAAAATCAAGTGCCCTGCTGGATTTCAAATGGTCCAGGGTGTCTGCGTCAATCACCAGGCGGTCAGCCCCTCGATCAACTGTCCCGA GGGCGTCCTAGAACAGAGAAAAAAGTGTGTCGTGTGGTACGAGGAGCAGCCGAAAGTGGCTTGCCCACAAGGCGCCACGTTTCATCAGAACCAATGCATTATGGAGCACACGGTCCAGACGGTTTCGCAGTGCCCCCCAAATTCAGCCTTCGATTCTCGGAAACAGCTGTGCGTCGGACCACACCAGAAATCGCCCCCGATGCGTGCGTGCCCACCAGGATACGTGCCAGAGCACGGGAAAGAGTCAAACTGCAAGCATATCAAAACGTACCGTCCCGAGCCGATATGTCCTCCGGGGATGACTTACGACGAACTCAAGAATACTTGCAAGGGAGTCAGAGAATTCGAACCCCTTGTGTCGTGCCCGCCCGGTTCACAGCTGAACGGCAATCAATGCTTTTACACTGATGAGACACAGCCTCATGCACATTGCCCCTCAGGCTATGTCTACACCGAGCATGACCGGCTTTGTCAGCAAACGACCGAGCAAGCTCCTCAGCAAGAGTGCCCACCCGGTTTCACTTTCAACTTGGACGGAACATGTACACGGTCCGAATCCGTTCAACAGGAACTCGTGTGCCCCCCTGGTTCCGTTCTTAAGCACCAAGGCAAATCTGCGCAGTGCGTTGGCGAGCAGCGCATGAATCCAGACCAAGTGTGTCCACCAGCGTTCGAGCGTCGCTCCAGTCCCGACGGGACACTCACCTGCCTTGGCAAGAACGCAGCTCCCCCCAAACTTTCGTGCCCCCCGGGGTTTGTGGACCAAGGCTTCCAGTGTGATAAACAAGAAGTGGGGCCTCTCCGATCATCGTGCCCAGTTGGCTTTACCCTCATCGACCATCAATGCGTGCACCcggtggaggaggcgcccgtAGTAATGTGCCCTATTGGCTATAAATTGTAccgaggcgtctgcgtcaAACAGATGAAGACAAATCCTACCCCAATCTGCCCGCCTGGGTTCAAGTACGACATGCTTACCGGCAAGTGCTACAAGATGGACGTGAGCTACGACTTTGAAAATGCTCTTCCGCTGGAGGAGCAGCCCAAGAAACCGAAGGAGGAGGCACTATTGCCGCTAGAAGAAACCACAACCACGACGCGGGCTCCGGCCCCCGCGCCCGTGATGCCGGCAGCCatgcctgcagcggcgccagtgATGCCCGTAGCAGCGCCAATGATGCAAGCACAACCAACAACCGTCCAGATCATCTCGCAGCCTGTGCCGATTCCTTCCCCGGTAGTCTACttgccgcagcaggcgcccccccctcctatgccccttccgcctcccccgcctcctccaccgATGCCAGTGCCGGTGTTCGTTCCCgcacccccgcccccgccgccagccAAGAAAGTTCAACATATTCCGGTGGCGCATCATCAGACAGTACTTGCTgtggaagaaaagaagaaaaagaagtgGTTTGGCTAG